GCAATTTAGTTCCTCTAAAATTGGCCTTTTTCATTAATGAATCATATTGCTGGGTCATTAAATGGGCTTGTATTTGCGCAACAAAATCCATAATTACAACAACAATAATCAACAGTGAGGTACCACCAAAGTAAAAAGGAACATGCCAAGTATACATAAGTATTTGTGGTAACAAACAAACAAGAACCAAATATATAGCACCAACCAAAGTTAGCCGAGTCATCACAGAATCGATATAGCGCGATGTTTGATCCCCTGGACGTATACCAGGAATATATGCACCTGACTTTTTCAAGTTATCAGCCGTATCTTTTGGATTAAACACCAAGGCAGTGTAAAAAAACGCAAAAAACAAAATGGCTGCGGCATACACTATTAAATATAAAGGTTGCCCAGGCGACAAAGCGAGCCCTATATCTGACAACCAATCCATACCTTTACCACGGGCAAAAAATTGCGCTAAAGTTGCAGGTAATAAAATAAGGCTTGATGCAAATATCGGAGGAATAACGCCCGACATATTTATTTTTAACGGTAAATGGCTTGATTGAGCTGCATACACTTTTCGTCCTTGAGTACGCTGTGCATAATTTACTCGTATCCTTCGTTGACCTCTCTCTACAAAGACCACGAAACCAGTTACTACAACTACAATAATACCAATTAGCAGTACTGTTAAAGCTTGCATTTGCCCTTCTTTCACTTGCTGCAAAACTGAAGCAATTGCATGTGGCATACTAGAAACAATCCCGGAAAAAATAATCAAGGATATTCCATTGCCTACACCTTTCTCAGTAATTTGCTCCCCTAACCACATTAAAAACATTGTTCCGGTAGCTAAGGTGGCAACGGCAGTAAAGTAAAATACAAAATCAGGCTGTAACGCAATTTGTTGGCTTGCAAGCCATCTTGCCATACCTAGCGACTGAAAAATTGCTAATAGCAAAGTTAAGTAACGCGTATACTGGTTTAACTTTCTTTTTCCTGACTCACCTTCTTTTTTTAACTGTTCAAGCTGTGGAACTACCACAGAAAACAGCTGAATCATAATAGAAGCCGAAATGTAGGGCATTATACCGATAGCAAATACCGTTACGCGTGATAACGCTCCACCGGAAAACATGTTAAACAAACCAAAAATCGTATTTTGTTGCTCATTAAAAAAGTTAGCTAACTTCTGAGGATCCAACCCAGGCACAGGAATATGTGCACCAAGGCGGTAAATTAAAATTGCAATGACAACAAACAAAAGTCGTGCTTTTAATTCACTTAGTCCGCCTTGAGATGAACTTGGAGCAAATTTTTGGTTTTTCATCGTTATTCTTCTACGCTTCCACCCAAGTCTTCAATAACTTTGCGTGCCCCTTTACTGATTCGCAAACCCTTAATTTTCACGGCGGAAGTTAATTCGCCAGACTGAATGACTTTAACTGCTAAAATTGATTGATTAATAATTCCAGCTGACTTTAATGCATTCAGATCAATTATTTCAGCGTTTACTTTGGCTAATTCGGACAAAGTAACTTCATCAATGGTTCTGCCCACTCGGGATTTAAAACCCATTTTAGGTAGACGTCTTTGGATAGGCATTTGTCCGCCTTCAAAGTTAATCTTATGATAGCCACCTGCACGTGATTTTTGACCTTTATGACCTTTACCACAAGTTTTGCCTAATCCAGATCCAATACCACGGCCAACACGTCTGCGCGAAGGCCTCGATCCTGGTGTAGGAGAAAGTGTATTTAAATTCATTTAGAGCACTCCTCAACCTTTAGCAAATAATGGATTGAATTAACCATTCCACGAATTGCCGGTATATCATTGTGAACAACAGAGCTGTTCATTTTGCCGAGCCCAAGTTGTTTTGCAATAGTAATATGCTTTGGAATACGGCCTATTAAACTTTTTACTAAAGTTATTTTGATTTTTTTAGTCATAATTAACCTGCCACTATTTCAGCAACTGATTTGCCGCGCTTTGCTGCAACATAATCAGGGGTACCAATATTTGTAAGCGCACCAATAGTTGCACGCACAATATTACTTGGGTTAGTAGAACCGATGCTTTTTGCTAAAATATTATGAACACCCAGGACTTCTAATACCGCACGCATAGCGCCACCAGCAATAATTCCCGTACCTTCACTAGCAGGCTTCATAAATACTTTTGATGCGCCATAACTCCAAGTGATCTCATGATGAATTGTTGAACCGGCTAAAGGTACGTACGTCATATTTTTACGCGCTTGATCCATTGCTTTTTGAATAGCAATAGGAACTTCACGTGCCTTACCACGTCCATAACCTACTTTGCCTTTACCATCCCCAATAACTACTAATACCGCGAATCCAAAAACACGACCACCTTTTACTACTTTGGCAGTACGAGTTACCGATACTAATTTTTCTTGGTAACCATCTATCTTAGTTGTTTCTTCTGCTGACATAACAGTTCCTTAAAATTCCAAGCCTGCTTCACGCGCACCTTCTGCTAGCGCCTTAATGCGACCATGATATTTGTACCCGGCACGGTCAAAAGCTACTTCAGTAATTTTTTTATCTTTTGCACGCTGTGCTAAAAGCTTACCAACCTGCATAGCTTGTTCACTTTTATTACCTTTTAATGAAGCCTTAACTTCTTTATCCAGAGTAGAAGAAGAAACAACAACTTGATCTCCTTTCTCACCTGGAATAACAATTTGTGAATAAATATGAACACTGCTACGGTGTACTACTAAGCGTGGACGTTTAGAGCTTTTAATAATCGCTTTGGTTTTACTTCCACGTCTTTTGCGGGCTAGCTGTTTATTCATGACTTATACCTTATTTCTTTTTGGCTTCTTTTCGAGCAATAACTTCACCAGCATACTTAACGCCTTTCCCTTTATAAGGCTCTGGTGGTCTAAATGCACGTATTTCAGAAGCAACCTGACCGAGTAATTGTTTATCAATACCTTTTAATACAACCGTTGTATTGTTAGGAGTTTCTGCAGCAACACCAGCGGGCAAATCGTATTCAATAGAGTGAGAAAACCCTAATGAAAGAGAAAGGCCTTTGCCTTTGGTTTGTGCACGGTAACCTACACCGACTAACTCAAGTGTTAATTCAAAACCTTGTGTTACACCATGAACCATATTATTTACTAATGCCCGAGTAGTTCCCGCTTGCGCCCAAGCATTTGGATCATTGGAGGCAGGTTTAAATTCTATTTGCTTTTCATTTTCCTTGGATTTACTAACCGCCACATGCTTATTTTTATGTTGCGTTAATGAACCTTTTGGCCCTTTTACTGTTACTGTATCTTTATCTACTGATAACTCCACATTGGCAGGAAGAATTATAGGGGCTTTAGCTACTCTAGACATTTTAATCCTCTTTTGTATTAGGCTACTTCACAAATAATTTCGCCACCCACACCTTGTTCTTTAGCATTTATATGGGTCATCACACCTTTTGAAGTAGACAAAATTGCTATTCCAAAACCGGGCACAGGAGATAATTCCTTCACAGTTTTATACACTCGTAACCCAGGGCGGCTAATTCTTGTAATTTTTTCAATAACAGGACGGCCATGATAATACTTCAGGTCTATAGTCAAAAATTTCATTTTCTTTTCATTGGTATCAACAGAAAAATCAGCTATATACCCTTCATTTTTTAATACTTTAGCAATTTCCTCTTTTAACAAAGAAGAAGCCAATGTAATTTGCTTATGTTTTGCTTGTTGACCATTTCGAATTCTGGTTAACATATCAGCAACTGGATCTTGCATACCCACAGTCGTTCTCCAATTTATATAAGTTTACCAGCTAGATTTTCGGCCACCAGTGACATTACCTGTCATTAGCTGCTGACGTAAACAAATCCGGCATAGTCCAAATTTTCGATATACAGCATGTGGTCTTCCACATTGATGGCATCGTGTATTGTGGCGAACTGGATTAGAATTAATTGGCAGCTTTGCAAGCTTGGCTTGCGCTTCCATTATTTCATCAAAATCTGTTGAAGATTTAATGGTTTGCTTTAATTCAGTTCTACGAGCATGGTATTTATCTACTAATTGTGCTCTTTTCAGTTCACGAGCCAGTAATGATTTTTTAGCCACAATTCTACCCTTCTATTTTTTATCTTTATCGCGTAATGGAAGATTAAAAGCTTCTAAAAGCGCTTTAGCTTCCTCATTCGTTTTCGCAGATGTTGTAATACAAATATCTAAGCCGCGAATACCATCAATCTTATCAAAATCAATCTCAGGGAAAACGATTTGCTCTTGGATACCCATACTGTAGTTTCCAGTCCCATCAAATGACTTAGGATTTAGACCACGGAAGTCACGAACCCGTGGTAAAGTAATACTTATAAGACGATCTAAAAACTCATACATACGATCTTTACGTAAAGTAACTTTACAACCAATTGGCCAGCCCTCACGAATTTTAAAGCCAGCAATCGATTTTTTAGATAAAGTAACCACCGGTTTTTGCCCAGCAATTCTTGTCATATCCTCTACGGCAAAGTTCATTACCTTTTTATCACCTACCGCTTCGCCAACACCCATGTTCAGAGTGATTTTCTGGATTTTTGGCACTTGCATTACGCTTTTATAGCCAAATTTCTTCATCATCATGTTGACGACTTCATTTTTGTAAAATTCTTTCAGTCTAGCCATTTCCGTCACCTATTAAGTAAGATCTACTAATTCGTCATTGGACTTAAAGTATCTTACCTTCTGTTTATTCCCGTCTTTCTCAATAAATTTAAATCCAACTTTATCTGCTTTCTTGCTTACGGGATTGTAAAGAGCAACATTTGATATATGCAAAGGAGCTTCTTTAGTAACTATTCCACCTTGTTGATTTATTTGGGGATTAGGCTTAACGTGCTTTTTAATTAAATTAGCACCATCTACAACAACCTTCTCACCTTCTACACGGGTAACTTTACCAACGTGATTTTTACTTTTTCCGGCTATAACAATTACTGTATCGCCACTTCTAATACGTTTCATAAACAATCCTTCTCATAACACTTCAGCAGCAAGAGAAATGATTTTCATAAATCGTTCTCTAAGCTCGCGAGTCACAGGCCCGAAAATACGAGTTCCAATGGGCTCATATTGGTTATTTAAAAGTACTGCAGCGTTGCCATCAAAACGAATTAAAGACCCATCATCTCGACGCACACCCTGGCTTGTTCTAACAACAACAGCGTTCATTACAGCACCTTTTTTAACTTTGCTGCGTGGAATCGCATCTTTAATGCTCACTTTAATAACATCACCAACGCGTGCATATCTTCTATGCGATCCGCCTAGTACTTTGATACACATCACTCTGCGTGCCCCGCTGTTGTCGGCAACATCGAGGACTGTCTGCATTTGTATCATTCTGTTCTCCAGCTCTAAATTCGACCAGAAAAAGGCTGCTGATTATACCAGCCCTCACGGTTTTTTAAAAGTACAGAAACTATGAATTTTTAAGAAATTACTTCTAATAAGACCCAGCTCTTTGTTTTAGAAAGAGGTCTGGACTCTTGGATTCTCACAGTATCGCCGATTTTACTAACTTGGTTTTCATCATGCGCATGAATTTTCGTACGTCTACGCATAATTTTTCCATACTTAGGATGTTTAACAGTACGCTCAACCATAACCACAATAGTTTTTTGCATTTTATCGCTTACAACTTTGCCTACTACAGTTCTAGCGCTCGATTCATTATTTGTCATGACTATTCACCCGCCTTTTCAGTCATTAAAGTTTTTACTCTCGCAACTGCTTTTCGCGCTTGCGTAATTAAGTGAGTTTTTTCTAATGACCCATTAGCTTTTTGCATACGTAGATTAAATTGATCCTTACGCAAAGACATTAACTCATCTTGTAATTCACTAACTGACATTTTCTTTAATTCATTCATATCTTTCATCACATCACCTTTCGCTCTTCAAATGAAACTTTGAAAGGTAACTTTGCTTTAGCAAGATCAAATGCTTCAATTGCAAGTTCTCTGCTAACACCTTCCATTTCAAATAGAACTTTACCAGGTTGAATTTGAGCTACCCAATACTCCACGTTACCTTTACCTTTACCTTGACGGACTTCTAAAGGTTTTTGAGTAATTGGTTTATCAGGAAACACCCGTATCCAAATTTTACCACCACGTTTAATGTGGCGGGTCATAGCTCGACGCGCTGCTTCAATTTGTCTTGCAGTTAGTCGACCACGCTCAATTGCCTTCAAGCCAAATTCTCCAAAGCTGATTTTACAGCCTCTTTGGGCAAGACCGCGATTTCGGCCTTTCATTTGTTTACGGTATTTAGTTCGTTTTGGCTGTAACATAATTGCAAATCCTCACTTACTTACTTGTGTCAGTGCTGCGGGTCTTCTGAGCAATACTCTCACCTTTGAAGATCCAGACTTTAACGCCAATAATTCCGTAAGTGGTTTTTGACTCAGCAGTTCCATAGTCGATATCTGCCCTAAAAGTATGTAAAGGAACACGTCCTTCTCTATACCACTCACTTCTGGCGATCTCAGCTCCACCAAGGCGGCCACTTACACAAATCTTAATTCCTTTCGCACCAGCTTTAAGGGCAGAAGTCACTGCTCGCTTCATAGCACGGCGGAACATTACACGTTGTTCTAACTGCTGAGCAATACTTTCAGCAACAAGCGTAGAATCAAGCTCAGGTTTACGCACTTCTTCGATATTTAAATGTACTGGCACACCCAACTTGCTTGATATTTCACCACGCAAGCTTTCTATACCACCACCTTTTTTTCCAATTAGTACACCAGGTCTTGCAGTATGGATAGTAACCACAGCATTATTAGCAGGGCGCTCAATTTGGATACGGCTTACCGCAGCTGACATTAATTTTTTCTTCAATTCTTTACGAAGATTAATATCTTGGTTAAGTAACTGAGCATAGTTTTTGCCAGCAAACCACTTAGAGTTCCAATCTTTTACAATACCTAAACGGATACCGATTGGGTTAACTTTTTGTCCCATTACTTTTCCTCATCAGACACTTTTATGGTGATATGGCAGGTGCGTTTACAAATTCTGTTTGCACGACCTTTAGCTCGTGGACTAATTCGCTTTAATGTTGCTGCTTCGTCAACACAAACCATACCTACTTTAAGCTCATCAATATCGGCGCCATTATTATTTTCTGCATTTGCAATCGCAGATTCTAATAGCTTAAGCATCAATTGCGCACCTTTTTTTGATGTAAACTTGAGCACGTTAACTGCCCCAGACACGCTCATATTTCGAATCATATCAGCGATCAGTCTGCCTTTTTGGGCAGACAAAGGAGCATTTTTTAATTTAGCTGTTACTTCCATCGTTGCCTCTACTTACCTTTAGCCTTTCTGTCACCAGCGTGGCCTTTAAATGTACGAGTCATGGCAAATTCACCTAACTTATGACCCACCATATTATCTGTTATATACACAGGCACATGGTCTCTACCGTTATGAACGGCAATTGTTAAATCAATCATCTCAGGTGTGATTGTAGAACGTCTGGACCAAGTTTTTATTGGCTTCTTAGATTTTGCTGCGATCGTCGCCTCTACTTTGCTGAGTAGATGATGGTCAACAAATGGACCTTTTCTTATAGAACGAGCCACTTTATATCCTCTTATTTAATTATTTCTTCTTTCGACTTCTAACAATGAAGCGATCGGTACGTTTATTGCTACGTGTTTTGTAGCCTTTAGTAGGTATCCCCCATGGGGTCACAGGATGACGGCCACCAGAAGTTCTACCTTCACCACCACCATGCGGGTGATCAACAGGGTTCATTGCTACCCCTCGAACTGTTGGTCTAATACCACGCCATCTTTTTGCACCTGCTTTACCTAAATTACGCAAGCTGTGTTCACTATTACTAACTTCGCCTATTACAGCACGGCAGGTAGCCAACACTTTACGCATTTCACCAGAACGAAGCTTAATAGTAGCGTATATACCTTCTTTAGCGACTATCTGACCGCTGCATCCAGCACTACGTAACATCTGGGCGCCTTTACCTGGTTTTAGCTCAACACAATGGATAGTCGTACCTAAAGGTATATTCTTTAAAGGAAGACAGTTGCCATTACTAATAGGAGCATCATCACCACTCACAAGTATCTGATCTTTCTGCAAGCCAGACGGAGCAATAATGTAGCGGCGCTCACCATCTTTATAAACTAGTAACGCAATTAAAGCCGAACGGTTTGGATCATACTCAATCCTTTCTACACGCGCTTCAATACCATCTTTGTTGCGTTTAAAATCAACCAAACGGTACTGGCTGCGAACACCACCACCAATGTGTCGCACAGTAATACGACCCTGGTTATTACGTCCGCCTGTCTTATTTAGTTTTTCAACCAAAGCACTGTAAGGCTTCCCTTTATGAATATTATTATGTACTACTCTAATTTCCCCGCGCTTTCCCGGAGAAGTAGGTTTTGATTTTAATAATGCCATTTCGCTCTGCCTTATTATTCAGTCACTGTGAAGTCAATATCATAACCGGGCTGTAGTGAAACAAATGCTTTTTTCCAATCACTGCGTTTTCCACTTAATTGTTTAAAGCGTTTTGTCTTGCCTTTAACAGTTACGACAGACACGTTCTTTACCTTCACATTAAACATCTGCTCTACAGCTAGTTTAATTTCATTTTTAGTAGCTGTTTTGAGAACCTTAAATGTAAATTGTTTAAATTTATCAGCCATTACAGTTGATTTTTCAGAGGTATGTGGTTCACGCAGAACCATCAATATCTTTTCAGCATTCATTGTAACTGCTCCTCTAATTTCTTAATGGCTTCTTCTGTAATTAAAACTTGCTCGAATCGTAATAAATTAACGGGATCAATGGTGGTAACATCACATACTTCATATTGCCACAAGTTTCTTGAAGCCAAATACTCGTGCTCACCAATTTCGCTCATAACAATTAGCGCATTTTTAAGATTTAACTCGTTCATTTTTTTGAGAAAATCTTTTGTTTTAGAGCTAGAACATTGAAAATCACTTACAACAATAAGGTTTTCAGTTCGATTAAGCTCGGAAATTATACTACGCAATGCGCGTTTGTACATTTTTTTATTAATTTTTTGTGAGTAGTCACGTTTCTTGGAAGCAAAGGTTACTCCACCAGAGCGCCATATCGGACTACGAATAGTTCCAGCTCGAGCTCTACCAGTTCCTTTTTGGTTCCAAGGTTTTTTTCCACCGCCACGTACTTCTGAACGAGTTTTCTGTGCACTATTTCCAGATCGTGCTTTGTTCATATACGCCACAACAGCCTGGTGCACCAAACCTTCATTATAGTCATAAGCAAAAATTGCGTCAGTTACGTCAATTTTTGATTTAGTATCTCTAGTTTCTAATTGCATTATTTGCCCCTTTCTTGCATTTTAACAGCGGGCTTTATTTCAACCCGAGCACCAGGTGCGCCAGGTATAGCTCCTTTAATCAAGAGCAAGTTGCGGTCTTTGTCAATTCGCACCAATTCTAGTGACTGAACTGTGCAGCGCTCATTTCCCAAATGCCCAGCCATTTTCTTACCTTTAAATACACGGCCAGGTGATTGGTTTTGCCCAATGGAACCAGGAACTCTGTGTGAGCGAGAGTTACCATGCGTAGCGTCTTGCGTACGGAAGTTATGTCTTTTGACTGTTCCTGCAAAACCTTTTCCTTTAGAAATCGCCGCAACATCGACAAATTGGCCTTCATTAAAGATTTCACTTACATTAATTTCTTGGCCTGTTTTGTATTGATCAATAGTGTCAATACGAAACTCACACATCATGTCGCCAGCTTCAATTTCAGCTTTCGCAAAATGTCCGGCTAATGCTTTGTTAACCCGGCTTGCTTTTTTGCTGCCTGCCGTTAACTGAACAGCGTTATAACCATCACTTTCAATACTTTTTAGTTGAGAAACGCGATTAGGATTAACTAAAACAACAGACACAGGAATTGATACTCCATCTGCTGTAAATACTCGCGTCATACCGATTTTACGGCCTAATAAACCGATCGTCATTGTAACACCTCTTTTTATATCCTGTGTCCGCCTGTCTAGTCATCCAAACTTATTTGAACATCAACCCCAGCCGCCAAGTCTAATTTCATTAGCGCATCAACTGTTTTTTCAGTTGGATTAACAATTACTACAAGTCGTTTATGAGTTCGTAGCTCGTATTGGTCTCTCGCATCTTTATTCACATGCGGTGAAGTCAATACAGTAAATTTCTCTTTTTTGATTGGCAAAGGAATTGGACCACGTATTTGTGCTCCAGTTCTTTTTGCAGTTTCAACAATTTCACGTGTTGAAGCATCAATCATTCTATGGTCAAACGACTTCAGACGAATCTTAATATTTTGATTAGTACTCATTTCTATTACTCAATGATTTTAGCAACTACGCCAGCACCTACAGTACGGCCACCTTCACGAATAGCAAATCGCAAGCCTTCGTCCATAGCAATCGGCGCGTGCAAGCTAATTGTCATCTGAACGTTGTCGCCTGGCATTACCATCTCAATTCCTTCCGGTAATTCACAGGTTCCAGTTACGTCAGTCGTTCTAAAATAAAATTGCGGACGGTAACCATTGAAAAATGGTGTATGGCGTCCACCTTCATCTTTAGATAATACGTATACTTCCGCTTCAAACTTGGTGTGTGGCTTAATGCTGCCTGGCTTCGCCAATACTTGCCCACGCTCCACTTCGTCACGCTTCGTTCCACGTAATAATACACCTACGTTATCTCCAGCTCGTCCTTCGTCAAGAAGCTTTCTAAACATCTCAACACCAGTACAAGTCGTCTTCGTAGTATCTTTTAATCCAACAATCTCTACTTCGTCTCCAACGTGGACAATTCCACTCTCCACTCGACCAGTTACTACTGTTCCGCGTCCAGAAATAGAAAATACGTCTTCAATCGGTAACAAGAAACTCTTATCTATGTTTCTTACTGGCTCAGGTATGTACGAATCCATCGTCGCTACTAATTTCTCAATAGCTGGTACACCAATCTCACTGGTATCACCTTCCAACGCTTTCAACGCAGAACCCACAACAATCGGTATATCATCACCAGGAAAGTCGTATGAACTTAATAAATCACGTACTTCCATCTCGACCAATTCTAATAACTCAGCGTCGTCTACCATGTCCGCCTTGTTTAAAAATACGACAATGTAAGGTACGCCTACCTGACGTGACAACAAGATATGTTCACGTGTCTGTGGCATAGGACCATCGGCCGCTGATACTACTAATATCGCTCCGTCCATCTGCGCCGCACCAGTAATCATATTCTTTACATAGTCCGCATGGCCTGGGCAATCTACGTGCGCATAATGGCGTGCATCTGATTCGTACTCTACGTGTGCAGTCGAAATCGTAATACCACGCTCTCTCTCTTCCGGCGCATTATCAATCTGATCATACGCTTTCGCAGTACCACCATGCTTCTTCGCCATAATCGTTGTAATCGCCGCAGTTAGCGTCGTCTTTCCATGGTCTACGTGACCAATCGTGCCTACATTTACGTGTGGCTTCTTTCGCTCAAATTTTTCCTTCGCCATGTCAGTATACCTCGTTATCTTTTATTGTTTCTTAATGATTGCTTCAGCGATATTTGATGGAGCTTCGGCATATTTAGAAAACTCCATAGTGTAGGTTGCCCTACCTTGAGTTGCTGAACGCAAGTCAGTGGAATAACCAAACATCTCAGCCAACGGCACTTCAGCACGAATTACACGTCCGGCTGGAGATTCGTCCATTCCTTGCAACATACCTCTACGGCGACTGAGATCACCCATTACGTCACCCATATATTCTTCTGGGGTAACAACTTCTACACTCATGACAGGTTCAAGCAATACGGGCGCAGCTTTCAAAGCACCTTGCTTGAAGCCCATAGAACCTGCAATCTTGAACGCCATTTCACTGGAGTCAACTTCGTGGAATGATCCATCAAACAACGTTACTTTAACGTCAACAACCGGGTAGCCAGCAATTACACCATTTTGTAATTGTTCCTGAATACCTTTATCAACGGCAGGAATATATTCTTTGGGAATTACTCCACCTACAATACTGTTTACAAACTCGTAGCCTTCGCCACGTGGTTTTGGTTCGATCTTGAGCCAAACATGACCATACTGGCCGCGACCACCTGATTGACGAACAAACTTACCTTCTTGTTCCACGGCAGATTTAATTGTTTCTCGATAGGCAACTTGAGGTTTACCTACGTTAGCTTCTACCAGGAACTCGCGACGCATACGGTCAACAATAATTTCCAAGTGAAGCTCACCCATACCCTGAATAATTGTTTGACCTGACTCTTCATCTGTATGTACACGGAATGAAGGGTCTTCTTGCGCTAACTTTCCGAGCGCGATTGACATTTTTTCTTGGTCTGCTTTAGTTTTAGGCTCTACCGCTACAGCAATTACAGGATCTGGAAAGTCCATACGTTCTAGTGTAATGATTTTATTTACATCACAAAGCGTATCTCCAGTTGTAACTGTCTTCAGACCTACCGCCGCAGCTATATCACCGGCTCGTACTTCTTTAATCTCTTCACGAGAATTAGCATGCATTTGTAACAAACGGCCAATACGCTCTTTTTTGTCTTTAACAGGGTTAAAAACGGTATCGCCACCTTTTAACACACCAGAATACACTCTGAAATAAGTTAAAGTTCCTACAAATGGGTCAGTAGCAATTTTAAAGGCAAGCGCTGAAAAAGGCTCATCATAGGATGTTTTACGAATATCTTCTTCGCCATCATCATTGACACCACGCACAGGTGGAATATCAAGCGGGGAAGGCAAGTAGTCAATAACGCCATCAAGAACGGCTTGTACGCCTTTGTTTTTAAATGCAGAACCACAGAAAACAGGAACAATTTCATTGTTCACAGTACGCATGCGCAGCGCATCTTTTATTTCTTTCTCTGTAAATTCTTGTCCTTCCAGGTATTTATCCATTAATTCTTCAGTAGCTTCAGCCGCTGCTTCAATCATTTGAACACGAAGCTCTTCACACTGGGCTTTTAGCTCTTGGGGAATTTCATGGTATTCAAACTTCATACCTTTACTTTCATCATCCCAATAAATTGCTTTCATCTTAACAAGGTCAATAACGCCTTTGTAAGTTTCTTCAGCGCCGATAGGTAATTGCACAACAACGGGGTTTGAACCTAAACGTTGTTTAATTTGATTAACCACACGTAAAAAATTAGCGCCCATACGGTCCATTTTATTTACGAACACTATACGTGGTACGCCGTATTTATCTGATTGACGCCATACAGTCTCAGATTGGGGCTCTACACCAGAAACAGAATCGAACACAACCACAGCACCGTCCAATACTCGGAGCGATCGCTCAACTTCAATCATGAAGTCAACGTGCCCTGGAGTATCAATAATATTAATACGATGCTTAGCATATTGTTTATCCATGCCAGACCAGTAACAAGTAGTTGCCGCAGAGGTAATTGTAATTCCGCGCTCTTGCTCTTGCACCATCCAGTCCATAGTGGCCGCGCCATCATGTACTTCACCCATCTTGTGGGAAGTACCTGTATAAAATAATACACGCTCAGTGGTAGTTGTTTTACCAGCATCTACGTGGGCGGCGATACCAATATTTCGGTATAATTCTAAAGGTGTAGTTGACACTGCTGTCCTCTCTCTTAATTCCATC
Above is a window of Legionella adelaidensis DNA encoding:
- the rplC gene encoding 50S ribosomal protein L3; translation: MTIGLLGRKIGMTRVFTADGVSIPVSVVLVNPNRVSQLKSIESDGYNAVQLTAGSKKASRVNKALAGHFAKAEIEAGDMMCEFRIDTIDQYKTGQEINVSEIFNEGQFVDVAAISKGKGFAGTVKRHNFRTQDATHGNSRSHRVPGSIGQNQSPGRVFKGKKMAGHLGNERCTVQSLELVRIDKDRNLLLIKGAIPGAPGARVEIKPAVKMQERGK
- the rplB gene encoding 50S ribosomal protein L2, coding for MALLKSKPTSPGKRGEIRVVHNNIHKGKPYSALVEKLNKTGGRNNQGRITVRHIGGGVRSQYRLVDFKRNKDGIEARVERIEYDPNRSALIALLVYKDGERRYIIAPSGLQKDQILVSGDDAPISNGNCLPLKNIPLGTTIHCVELKPGKGAQMLRSAGCSGQIVAKEGIYATIKLRSGEMRKVLATCRAVIGEVSNSEHSLRNLGKAGAKRWRGIRPTVRGVAMNPVDHPHGGGEGRTSGGRHPVTPWGIPTKGYKTRSNKRTDRFIVRSRKKK
- the rplV gene encoding 50S ribosomal protein L22 translates to MEVTAKLKNAPLSAQKGRLIADMIRNMSVSGAVNVLKFTSKKGAQLMLKLLESAIANAENNNGADIDELKVGMVCVDEAATLKRISPRAKGRANRICKRTCHITIKVSDEEK
- the rpsS gene encoding 30S ribosomal protein S19 translates to MARSIRKGPFVDHHLLSKVEATIAAKSKKPIKTWSRRSTITPEMIDLTIAVHNGRDHVPVYITDNMVGHKLGEFAMTRTFKGHAGDRKAKGK
- the rplD gene encoding 50S ribosomal protein L4 translates to MQLETRDTKSKIDVTDAIFAYDYNEGLVHQAVVAYMNKARSGNSAQKTRSEVRGGGKKPWNQKGTGRARAGTIRSPIWRSGGVTFASKKRDYSQKINKKMYKRALRSIISELNRTENLIVVSDFQCSSSKTKDFLKKMNELNLKNALIVMSEIGEHEYLASRNLWQYEVCDVTTIDPVNLLRFEQVLITEEAIKKLEEQLQ
- the rplW gene encoding 50S ribosomal protein L23, which encodes MNAEKILMVLREPHTSEKSTVMADKFKQFTFKVLKTATKNEIKLAVEQMFNVKVKNVSVVTVKGKTKRFKQLSGKRSDWKKAFVSLQPGYDIDFTVTE
- the tuf gene encoding elongation factor Tu; this encodes MAKEKFERKKPHVNVGTIGHVDHGKTTLTAAITTIMAKKHGGTAKAYDQIDNAPEERERGITISTAHVEYESDARHYAHVDCPGHADYVKNMITGAAQMDGAILVVSAADGPMPQTREHILLSRQVGVPYIVVFLNKADMVDDAELLELVEMEVRDLLSSYDFPGDDIPIVVGSALKALEGDTSEIGVPAIEKLVATMDSYIPEPVRNIDKSFLLPIEDVFSISGRGTVVTGRVESGIVHVGDEVEIVGLKDTTKTTCTGVEMFRKLLDEGRAGDNVGVLLRGTKRDEVERGQVLAKPGSIKPHTKFEAEVYVLSKDEGGRHTPFFNGYRPQFYFRTTDVTGTCELPEGIEMVMPGDNVQMTISLHAPIAMDEGLRFAIREGGRTVGAGVVAKIIE
- the rpsC gene encoding 30S ribosomal protein S3, translated to MGQKVNPIGIRLGIVKDWNSKWFAGKNYAQLLNQDINLRKELKKKLMSAAVSRIQIERPANNAVVTIHTARPGVLIGKKGGGIESLRGEISSKLGVPVHLNIEEVRKPELDSTLVAESIAQQLEQRVMFRRAMKRAVTSALKAGAKGIKICVSGRLGGAEIARSEWYREGRVPLHTFRADIDYGTAESKTTYGIIGVKVWIFKGESIAQKTRSTDTSK
- the rpsJ gene encoding 30S ribosomal protein S10 is translated as MSTNQNIKIRLKSFDHRMIDASTREIVETAKRTGAQIRGPIPLPIKKEKFTVLTSPHVNKDARDQYELRTHKRLVVIVNPTEKTVDALMKLDLAAGVDVQISLDD